Proteins encoded within one genomic window of Kibdelosporangium phytohabitans:
- the folE gene encoding GTP cyclohydrolase I FolE: MESSNGAGASSVDGARSVRPVFDQARAERAVRELLLACGEDPDREGLAETPARVARAYREMFAGLYMDPDTVLAKTFDESHEELVMVTDIPMYSCCEHHLLPFHGVAHVGYIPNEHGKVTGLSKLARLVDAYAKRPQVQERLTSQIADSLMRTLQPRGVIVVMEAEHLCMSMRGIRKPGARTTTSAVRGQFKTSASSRAEALDLIKARR, from the coding sequence ATCGAGTCATCGAACGGGGCGGGCGCATCCTCTGTGGACGGCGCTCGCTCCGTTCGTCCCGTTTTCGACCAGGCACGCGCCGAGAGGGCCGTGCGTGAGTTGCTGCTGGCGTGCGGCGAGGACCCCGACCGCGAGGGTCTCGCCGAGACACCGGCCCGTGTGGCCCGTGCGTACCGCGAGATGTTCGCGGGTCTGTACATGGACCCGGACACCGTGCTGGCCAAGACTTTCGACGAGTCCCACGAGGAACTCGTGATGGTCACCGACATCCCGATGTACAGCTGCTGCGAACATCATCTGCTGCCGTTCCACGGGGTCGCGCACGTCGGCTACATCCCGAACGAGCACGGCAAGGTCACCGGGCTGTCCAAACTGGCCAGGCTGGTCGACGCGTACGCCAAGCGCCCGCAGGTGCAGGAGCGGCTGACGTCGCAGATCGCGGACTCGCTGATGCGGACGTTGCAGCCGCGCGGCGTGATCGTGGTGATGGAAGCCGAACACCTCTGCATGTCGATGCGCGGCATCCGCAAGCCGGGCGCGCGCACCACGACTTCGGCCGTGCGCGGCCAGTTCAAGACGTCGGCGTCGTCGCGTGCGGAGGCGTTGGACCTGATCAAGGCCCGTCGATGA
- the folP gene encoding dihydropteroate synthase produces the protein MTHRLLPDPGRCVVMGVLNVTPDSFSDGGRYLSVDDALRHAHQMWDAGADLIDVGGESTRPGAERVAAEVEIGRIEPVIKELTSAGVRISVDTMRAQVAEAALAAGATVVNDVSGGLADKDMASVVAAAGVPWVLMHWRGHSKDMNSLAEYGDVVAEVRAELCQRVDAALAAGVAPDAIVIDPGLGFAKHAPHDWALLRRLDAFLDLGYPVLVGASRKRFIGRLLAGGDGTPRPPDGREDATAAISTMAAAKGVWGVRVHDVVRSLDAVRVVAEWERV, from the coding sequence ATGACGCATCGGCTGCTGCCCGATCCCGGCCGTTGCGTGGTGATGGGTGTCCTGAACGTGACACCTGACTCCTTCTCCGACGGCGGCCGTTACCTCTCGGTCGACGACGCGTTGCGGCACGCGCACCAGATGTGGGACGCGGGCGCGGACCTGATCGACGTTGGCGGCGAGTCGACGCGGCCGGGCGCCGAACGGGTGGCCGCCGAGGTGGAGATCGGCCGGATCGAGCCGGTGATCAAGGAGCTGACGTCCGCGGGTGTGCGGATCAGCGTGGACACCATGCGGGCCCAGGTCGCGGAGGCCGCGCTGGCGGCGGGCGCGACCGTGGTGAACGACGTGTCCGGTGGCCTCGCGGACAAGGACATGGCCAGCGTGGTCGCCGCCGCCGGGGTGCCGTGGGTCCTGATGCACTGGCGTGGCCACAGCAAGGACATGAACTCGCTCGCCGAGTACGGCGACGTGGTCGCCGAGGTGCGCGCCGAGCTGTGCCAGCGTGTCGACGCGGCGCTGGCGGCCGGTGTCGCGCCCGACGCGATCGTGATCGACCCGGGCCTCGGGTTCGCCAAGCACGCCCCGCACGACTGGGCGTTGCTGCGGCGGCTGGACGCGTTCCTCGACCTGGGGTATCCCGTGCTGGTCGGGGCGTCGCGCAAACGTTTCATCGGCAGGCTGCTCGCCGGCGGCGACGGCACGCCGCGGCCCCCGGACGGTCGCGAGGACGCGACCGCGGCGATTTCGACGATGGCCGCTGCCAAGGGCGTCTGGGGTGTCCGCGTGCACGACGTGGTGCGATCGCTGGACGCGGTCCGGGTAGTGGCGGAATGGGAGCGGGTGTGA
- the folB gene encoding dihydroneopterin aldolase: MSDRITLTGLRVRGNHGVFEHEKRDGQDFVVDITVWLDLGAAAETDDLAKTLHYGELAERAAAIVAGPARDLIETVAGEIADDVLTDERVTSVEVTVHKPAAPIPLTFADVAVSVRRHRG, translated from the coding sequence GTGAGCGACCGGATCACGCTCACCGGGCTGCGTGTACGTGGCAACCACGGTGTGTTCGAGCACGAGAAGCGCGACGGACAGGACTTCGTCGTCGACATCACGGTCTGGCTCGATCTGGGCGCCGCCGCCGAGACCGACGACCTGGCCAAGACGCTGCACTACGGCGAACTGGCCGAACGCGCGGCGGCGATCGTCGCCGGCCCGGCGCGGGACCTGATCGAGACGGTGGCCGGTGAGATCGCCGACGACGTGCTCACCGACGAGCGGGTCACGTCGGTCGAGGTCACCGTGCACAAGCCGGCCGCGCCGATCCCGCTGACGTTCGCCGACGTGGCGGTCAGTGTCCGGCGGCACCGCGGATGA
- the folK gene encoding 2-amino-4-hydroxy-6-hydroxymethyldihydropteridine diphosphokinase translates to MTTAVLSIGSNMGDRLANLQSAVDGLPALAVSAVYETAPWGVTDQDDFLNAIVVASHEDFDEWDWLRRAHELENAAGRVREVRWGPRSLDVDVITVTGVTSTDPRLELPHPRAHERAFVLVPWLDVQPDATLPGHGPIAEVLAVLGDEGVRRRDDLKLEAV, encoded by the coding sequence ATGACCACCGCCGTCCTGTCGATCGGGTCCAACATGGGCGATCGGCTCGCGAACCTGCAGTCCGCCGTGGATGGTTTGCCGGCGCTCGCCGTGTCCGCTGTGTACGAGACCGCGCCGTGGGGCGTGACCGACCAGGACGACTTCCTCAACGCGATCGTGGTCGCCTCCCACGAGGATTTCGACGAGTGGGACTGGTTGCGCCGCGCGCACGAGCTCGAGAACGCCGCCGGACGCGTCCGTGAGGTCCGGTGGGGCCCTCGGTCGCTCGATGTGGACGTAATTACTGTTACCGGCGTCACGAGCACCGACCCGAGGCTGGAACTGCCGCATCCGCGGGCGCACGAACGGGCTTTCGTGCTGGTGCCGTGGCTGGACGTGCAGCCGGACGCCACGCTGCCGGGACACGGCCCGATCGCCGAGGTGCTGGCGGTGCTGGGCGACGAGGGCGTGCGGCGCCGGGACGATCTCAAGCTGGAGGCGGTGTGA
- a CDS encoding DUF3180 domain-containing protein, with translation MKFTRPRDLVIAGLLAAVVLYLILQSAYGSMPPLPTLAGVTLVVIAVVDVVLAFSLRSRIRGTRRDKPVEALTAARAVALAKASSVLGAIMLGAWAGVFAYVFPKRSDVVAAGNDTSSAVIGALCAAALIAAGLWLEHCCKTPDEPKQPDDR, from the coding sequence GTGAAGTTCACCAGGCCACGCGACCTGGTCATCGCGGGTCTGCTCGCCGCGGTCGTGCTGTACCTGATCCTGCAGTCGGCCTACGGCTCGATGCCCCCGCTGCCCACCCTCGCCGGTGTCACGCTCGTGGTCATCGCGGTCGTCGACGTGGTGTTGGCTTTCTCACTGCGGTCACGCATCCGCGGGACGAGGCGGGACAAGCCGGTGGAGGCGCTGACCGCCGCCCGCGCGGTCGCGCTGGCCAAGGCGTCCTCCGTGCTCGGTGCGATCATGCTCGGCGCGTGGGCCGGTGTGTTCGCCTACGTGTTTCCCAAGCGTTCGGACGTGGTCGCGGCCGGGAACGACACGTCCAGTGCCGTGATCGGTGCGCTCTGTGCCGCCGCGCTGATCGCGGCGGGGCTGTGGCTCGAGCACTGCTGCAAAACTCCGGACGAACCGAAGCAACCCGACGACCGTTGA
- a CDS encoding DUF6779 domain-containing protein, protein MSGRASSTRDSIRVPSTARILLGGALVLVLGATLILVLTDDARFLKMGILAALWAALVGAFLAARFRRQVADKTDDAQSMQAIYELELEREIAARREYELELEADAKRKAEEQSRADIDALRTELGQLRETLQTLLGGEVLVERFALQAQATRMRSLPDESHQLPQSAQVVKRLSPAASQQPVVISEPQTELIERVVERPRSNAGHGGGSARPQPQRPQQQRPPREPAERQVQIRQPRRDDPADPGSGWWDPVTPVGRQDNAYHRPVAGDSANSLGEGIDPNWTPSWERDTPPPVAAAQPRQQAGRPPRPPKKPEPQVSRPMQRPDAEAPAAQDSRPMPRPDAEAATRVQPQPSMSQRLDPDAQVNRPAQRQEPEAPTRIQPLPEPTVVSKPAARATPEPPPPPPPVRKPEPSTRVVAPPAAPVEEAGGRRRAPEPTAAAAAEAAGGGRRRRAEDAPSWQETYQARQQQSGSHTQPAVEADPEPGGSHAAGKSVNELLAAYGSGGDAPRRRRRRAD, encoded by the coding sequence ATGTCCGGCCGAGCCTCCTCGACGCGCGACTCGATCAGGGTGCCGAGTACCGCGCGCATTCTGCTGGGCGGCGCGCTTGTCCTGGTACTCGGTGCGACGCTGATCCTCGTCCTCACCGACGACGCCCGGTTCCTCAAGATGGGCATCCTCGCCGCGTTGTGGGCCGCGCTCGTCGGGGCGTTCCTCGCCGCGCGGTTCCGCCGCCAGGTCGCTGACAAGACCGACGACGCCCAGAGCATGCAGGCGATCTACGAGCTCGAGCTGGAGCGTGAGATCGCCGCCCGGCGCGAGTACGAGCTGGAGCTGGAGGCCGACGCCAAGCGCAAGGCCGAGGAGCAGTCCCGCGCGGACATCGACGCGCTGCGCACCGAGCTCGGCCAGCTGCGGGAGACGTTGCAGACGTTGCTCGGCGGCGAGGTCCTCGTCGAGCGGTTCGCGTTGCAGGCGCAGGCGACCAGGATGCGGTCGTTGCCGGACGAGTCGCACCAGCTGCCGCAGTCCGCGCAGGTCGTCAAACGGCTCAGCCCGGCCGCGAGCCAGCAGCCGGTGGTCATCAGCGAGCCGCAGACCGAACTGATCGAGCGCGTGGTCGAACGGCCCCGCAGCAACGCGGGTCACGGCGGCGGCAGCGCCCGCCCGCAGCCGCAACGGCCGCAGCAGCAGCGTCCGCCGCGTGAACCGGCCGAACGCCAGGTGCAGATTCGCCAGCCCAGGCGCGACGACCCGGCGGACCCGGGTTCAGGCTGGTGGGACCCGGTGACCCCGGTCGGGCGGCAGGACAACGCGTACCACCGGCCGGTGGCCGGTGATTCGGCCAACAGCCTGGGCGAGGGCATCGACCCGAACTGGACGCCTTCCTGGGAGCGCGACACGCCGCCCCCGGTGGCCGCGGCTCAGCCGCGGCAGCAGGCCGGACGCCCGCCGCGTCCGCCGAAGAAGCCGGAGCCGCAGGTCAGCCGTCCGATGCAACGCCCGGACGCCGAGGCGCCCGCGGCGCAGGACAGCCGTCCGATGCCGCGGCCGGACGCCGAAGCGGCCACCCGCGTCCAGCCGCAGCCGTCGATGTCCCAGCGGTTGGATCCCGATGCGCAGGTCAACAGGCCGGCGCAGCGCCAGGAGCCGGAGGCGCCGACGCGGATCCAGCCTTTGCCGGAGCCGACGGTCGTCAGCAAACCGGCTGCCCGGGCCACTCCTGAGCCGCCCCCGCCGCCACCACCTGTCCGCAAGCCCGAGCCTTCAACCCGGGTTGTCGCTCCTCCGGCCGCGCCCGTCGAAGAGGCCGGTGGACGTCGGCGTGCCCCCGAGCCCACCGCCGCCGCCGCCGCTGAGGCTGCCGGTGGCGGGCGTCGGCGCCGGGCCGAAGACGCGCCGTCCTGGCAGGAGACCTACCAGGCGCGGCAGCAGCAGTCCGGCAGCCACACCCAGCCCGCGGTCGAGGCCGACCCGGAGCCGGGCGGATCACACGCCGCGGGCAAGTCCGTGAACGAGCTGCTGGCCGCGTACGGATCGGGCGGGGACGCGCCCCGGCGGCGCAGGCGGCGTGCGGACTGA
- a CDS encoding PrsW family intramembrane metalloprotease gives MPVRPTPRRKTVLLPIVGLILLSLAGIAVFAYLTARVGIVAELVGFAGALLPVGPVVAVFLWIDRWEPEPAKLLWLGFAWGAFGATLTALLINNTAEAVGDLLLGKGGGDTIAAVVSAPLIEEAAKAAFVLGIYLWKRQEFNGVIDGIVYAGTCAAGFAFTENIYYFGRIFGEHGFGTAQTAGVIAAFILRGVMSPFTHPLFTVMTGIGIGVAAGTSTKWVKVAAPVGGYLAAVVLHALWNSAATLGNATTFLNVYFLIMLPVFVMAAVLVNWARKREQKIIAAALPRLVSEGLIAAGEVEVLANLKRRREWRRKVARKSGPEAGRAVADYQTAVTELAFHRHSHPGDEAERLLEQAVRVSRATAVSAARRQ, from the coding sequence GTGCCCGTTCGGCCGACGCCACGGCGTAAGACCGTTCTGCTGCCCATCGTCGGGCTCATTCTGCTCAGCCTCGCCGGTATCGCGGTCTTCGCCTACCTCACCGCGCGGGTTGGCATCGTCGCCGAGCTCGTCGGGTTCGCCGGTGCGTTGCTGCCCGTCGGGCCTGTGGTCGCCGTGTTCCTGTGGATCGACCGGTGGGAGCCGGAACCCGCCAAGCTGTTGTGGCTGGGGTTCGCGTGGGGTGCGTTCGGGGCCACGCTCACCGCCCTGCTCATCAACAACACCGCCGAGGCTGTCGGTGACCTGCTGCTCGGCAAGGGCGGCGGGGACACCATCGCGGCCGTCGTTTCCGCCCCGCTGATCGAGGAAGCCGCGAAGGCGGCGTTCGTGCTCGGGATCTACCTGTGGAAACGGCAGGAGTTCAACGGCGTCATCGACGGCATCGTCTACGCCGGGACGTGCGCGGCCGGGTTCGCGTTCACCGAGAACATCTACTACTTCGGGCGCATCTTCGGTGAGCACGGGTTCGGGACCGCGCAGACCGCCGGGGTCATCGCCGCGTTCATCCTGCGCGGGGTGATGTCGCCGTTCACCCACCCGCTGTTCACTGTCATGACGGGCATCGGGATCGGTGTCGCCGCAGGCACGAGCACGAAGTGGGTCAAGGTCGCGGCGCCGGTCGGCGGGTACCTGGCCGCCGTCGTGCTGCACGCGTTGTGGAACTCCGCTGCCACGCTCGGCAACGCGACCACGTTCCTCAACGTGTACTTCCTGATCATGCTCCCGGTTTTCGTCATGGCCGCGGTCCTGGTGAACTGGGCGCGCAAACGGGAGCAGAAGATCATCGCCGCGGCGCTTCCCCGGCTGGTCAGCGAGGGTCTCATCGCCGCGGGCGAGGTGGAGGTGCTGGCCAACCTCAAACGCAGGCGCGAATGGCGCAGGAAGGTCGCCCGCAAGTCGGGGCCGGAGGCGGGCCGGGCAGTCGCCGACTACCAGACAGCCGTCACCGAGCTGGCGTTCCACCGGCACAGCCACCCCGGCGACGAGGCCGAACGGCTGCTCGAGCAGGCAGTTCGCGTGAGCCGGGCCACGGCGGTCAGCGCTGCCAGACGCCAATAG
- a CDS encoding Rossmann-like and DUF2520 domain-containing protein yields the protein MSRPARLGVGVVSAGRVGAVMGAALARAGHAVVAASGVSRDSVRRAEDLLPGVPLLPPDEVVSKADLVLLALPDDALEGMVRGLAAAGALRPGQIVVHTSGAHGVDVLRPAADQGALPLALHPVMTFTGRAEDLDRLVACSVGVTAQDDDEAAWNVGEALVVEMGSDPIRVPSHARPAYHTALAHAANHLITLIADSADLLRQSGVGTPERLLGPLLSAALDNSLRHGDRALTGPVARGDAGTVRKHLKVLRDNAPELVASYRELARRTARRATDSGLLRGDLSPDVFQAIDEEH from the coding sequence ATGAGTCGTCCCGCGCGCCTCGGTGTGGGCGTGGTGTCCGCCGGCCGGGTCGGCGCGGTGATGGGTGCCGCGCTGGCCAGGGCCGGGCACGCGGTGGTCGCCGCGTCCGGGGTGTCGCGCGACTCGGTGCGGCGGGCCGAGGACTTGCTGCCCGGGGTGCCGTTGCTGCCGCCCGACGAGGTCGTCAGCAAGGCCGACCTGGTCCTGCTGGCGTTGCCGGACGACGCACTCGAAGGCATGGTCCGGGGGCTGGCTGCCGCCGGTGCGTTGCGGCCGGGGCAGATCGTGGTGCACACGTCCGGCGCGCACGGCGTCGACGTGCTGCGGCCCGCGGCCGACCAGGGCGCGTTGCCCCTGGCGCTGCACCCGGTGATGACGTTCACCGGTCGCGCTGAGGATCTTGACCGTCTTGTCGCCTGTTCGGTCGGGGTGACCGCGCAGGACGACGACGAGGCCGCGTGGAACGTCGGTGAGGCGTTGGTCGTGGAGATGGGATCGGACCCCATCCGCGTGCCGTCGCACGCGCGCCCGGCGTACCACACCGCGTTGGCGCACGCCGCGAACCACCTGATCACGCTGATCGCCGACTCGGCCGACCTGTTGCGGCAGTCCGGGGTCGGCACGCCGGAGCGCCTGCTGGGACCGCTCCTGTCCGCCGCGCTGGACAATTCGCTGCGGCACGGCGACCGGGCGCTGACCGGTCCGGTGGCCAGAGGCGATGCCGGTACAGTGCGCAAGCATCTGAAGGTGTTGCGGGACAACGCGCCTGAGCTCGTGGCGAGCTATCGGGAACTGGCGCGGCGGACCGCGCGCCGGGCCACCGACAGCGGCCTGCTGCGCGGGGATCTCTCGCCGGACGTCTTCCAGGCCATCGATGAGGAGCACTGA
- the panC gene encoding pantoate--beta-alanine ligase: MTAPKAPEFTRGALHVLSKPAEVTRITRALRAVGTKIVLVPTMGALHAGHRELIRRARNIPNTVVVTSIFVNPLQFGPNEDLDRYPRQLDTDLDACREERVEIVFTPEREDMYPPGSQVTVHSGPVGDELDGRVRKGHFDGVLTVVNKLFNIVRPDFALFGEKDYQQLVLIKRMVADLDMDTRVIGVPTVREPDGLALSSRNVYLSPSERESAVALSAALSAGAYAGRLGAAEVIKAAKEVLAAHPEVVVDYLELRAPDLGPAPEQGEARLLVAARVGTTRLIDNTGLRMGEPPEPGL; encoded by the coding sequence GTGACCGCACCCAAGGCACCCGAGTTCACCCGCGGCGCGCTGCACGTGCTCAGCAAACCGGCGGAGGTCACCAGGATCACGCGCGCGCTGCGCGCGGTCGGCACCAAGATCGTGCTGGTGCCGACGATGGGCGCGTTGCACGCCGGGCACCGCGAGCTGATCCGCCGCGCGCGCAACATCCCGAACACCGTCGTGGTCACGTCGATCTTCGTGAACCCGTTGCAGTTCGGGCCGAACGAGGACCTGGACCGCTACCCCCGGCAGCTCGACACCGACCTGGACGCGTGCCGCGAGGAACGCGTGGAGATCGTGTTCACCCCGGAGCGCGAGGACATGTACCCGCCGGGGTCGCAGGTGACCGTCCACTCCGGACCGGTCGGCGACGAGCTGGACGGACGTGTCCGCAAAGGACACTTCGACGGCGTGCTCACCGTCGTGAACAAGCTGTTCAACATCGTCCGGCCGGATTTCGCGCTGTTCGGCGAGAAGGACTACCAGCAGCTCGTGCTGATCAAGCGGATGGTCGCCGACCTGGACATGGACACCCGTGTGATCGGCGTGCCGACCGTCCGCGAACCCGACGGCCTCGCGCTGTCGTCGCGCAACGTCTACCTCAGCCCCAGTGAGCGGGAGAGCGCGGTCGCTCTCTCCGCCGCGCTGTCCGCGGGCGCGTACGCGGGCAGGCTCGGGGCCGCCGAAGTCATCAAGGCAGCCAAGGAAGTCCTGGCCGCGCACCCGGAGGTGGTCGTCGACTACCTCGAACTGCGCGCGCCCGATCTCGGCCCGGCGCCGGAGCAGGGTGAGGCCAGACTGCTCGTCGCCGCCCGGGTCGGAACGACGAGACTCATCGACAACACCGGCCTCCGCATGGGCGAACCGCCCGAGCCGGGGCTGTGA
- the panD gene encoding aspartate 1-decarboxylase: MLRTMLKSKIHRATVTQADLHYVGSVTVDADLMHAADLLAGEQVTIVDVTNGARLDTYVIEGPRGSGVIGINGAAAHLVHPGDTVIMIAYGIMDSAEAASFRPKVVFVDGHNKVVELGTDPATAPAGSGLLSGADLEPTAETADAAALDALLQPENS; encoded by the coding sequence ATGCTGCGCACCATGCTGAAGTCCAAGATCCACCGGGCCACGGTCACCCAGGCCGACCTGCACTACGTCGGCTCGGTCACGGTGGACGCCGACCTGATGCACGCCGCCGATCTGCTGGCGGGCGAACAGGTCACCATCGTGGACGTGACCAACGGCGCGCGGTTGGACACCTACGTCATCGAGGGCCCGAGAGGCAGCGGCGTGATCGGCATCAACGGCGCCGCCGCGCACCTGGTGCACCCCGGCGACACCGTGATCATGATCGCCTACGGGATCATGGACAGCGCCGAGGCCGCGTCCTTCCGGCCGAAGGTCGTGTTCGTCGACGGCCACAACAAGGTCGTCGAACTCGGCACCGACCCGGCCACCGCACCGGCGGGTTCCGGCCTGCTCAGCGGCGCCGACCTCGAGCCGACCGCGGAGACCGCGGACGCCGCCGCGCTGGACGCCCTGCTCCAGCCGGAGAATTCCTGA
- a CDS encoding type III pantothenate kinase — MLFAIDVGNTNIVLGLYSGDQLIRDWRMRTVAGMTADELALTMRGLLGEYADQVTAVSALSTVPAVLRELRVMLDRYYADVPQLIVEPGVRSGVPLLVDNPREVGGDRVINTLAAHHLYSTACVVVDFGTSTNIDVISAKGEFLGGVFAPGIEISVDALAARAAALRKVELVRPRSVIGRNTVECLQSGILYGFAGQVDGLVNRIIAELRSQGHDKAGPVAVIATGGLAPLVIAESETIQHHHPDLTLLGLRLVFERNVRQ; from the coding sequence GTGCTCTTCGCGATCGACGTCGGCAACACCAACATCGTCCTCGGCCTGTACTCCGGCGACCAGTTGATCCGCGACTGGCGGATGCGCACGGTCGCCGGCATGACGGCCGACGAACTGGCGCTGACCATGCGCGGTCTGCTCGGCGAGTACGCCGACCAGGTCACGGCTGTGTCCGCGTTGTCGACGGTTCCCGCCGTTCTGCGGGAACTGCGGGTGATGCTCGACCGCTATTACGCCGACGTGCCGCAACTCATTGTGGAGCCAGGGGTTCGCAGCGGCGTGCCGTTGCTTGTGGACAACCCCAGGGAGGTCGGCGGCGACCGGGTGATCAACACTCTGGCGGCGCACCACCTGTACAGCACCGCCTGTGTCGTCGTCGACTTCGGCACGTCCACGAACATCGACGTGATCTCGGCGAAGGGCGAGTTCCTCGGCGGGGTTTTCGCGCCGGGCATCGAGATCTCGGTCGACGCGCTGGCCGCCCGCGCGGCCGCGCTGCGCAAGGTGGAACTGGTCCGGCCGCGGTCGGTGATCGGCCGCAACACCGTGGAATGCCTGCAGTCCGGCATTCTCTACGGCTTCGCGGGCCAGGTCGACGGACTGGTCAATCGGATCATCGCCGAGTTGCGGTCACAAGGCCACGACAAAGCCGGACCGGTCGCGGTGATCGCCACCGGCGGCCTCGCCCCGCTGGTCATCGCCGAGTCCGAGACGATCCAGCACCACCACCCGGATTTGACGCTGCTCGGCCTGCGGCTGGTGTTCGAACGCAACGTCAGGCAGTGA
- the lysS gene encoding lysine--tRNA ligase, producing the protein MRIRREKRERLLAAGVEAYPVELPRTHSLAEVRAKYPRLEPGASTGEEVGVTGRVMFLRNTGKLCFATLREGDGAELQAMLSLANVGEESLASWKADVDLGDHVFVRGEVITSKRGELSVMAAEWRMAAKSLRPLPVAHKELSEETRIRQRYVDLIMRPQARQVVETRAAVMRSLRESFHRRGFTEVETPMLQTLHGGAAARPFTTHSNAFDIDLYLRIAPELYLKRCVVGGIEKVFEINRNFRNEGSDSSHSPEFAMLEYYQAYATYDSVGALTRELMQEAAEAVFGTQVVTLVDGSEYDLSGEWTALTMYGSLSDALGEEVTPETAVEQLRKFAERVGLEVAPKLGHGKLVEELWEHLVGDHLVAPTFVRDFPVETSPLTRQHRDTPGVAEKWDLYVRGFELATGYSELVDPVVERQRLVDQARLGAAGDDEAMQLDEDFLRALEYGMPPSGGVGMGIDRLLMALTGLGIRETILFPLVRPQ; encoded by the coding sequence ATGCGTATCCGCAGGGAGAAGCGGGAGCGGCTGCTCGCCGCCGGTGTCGAGGCCTACCCGGTCGAACTGCCGCGCACCCACTCGCTGGCCGAGGTGCGGGCGAAGTACCCGCGGCTCGAACCGGGCGCGTCCACCGGCGAGGAGGTCGGGGTCACCGGCCGGGTGATGTTCCTGCGCAACACCGGCAAGCTGTGCTTCGCCACCCTGCGCGAAGGCGACGGCGCCGAGTTGCAGGCGATGCTGAGCCTCGCCAACGTCGGCGAGGAGTCGCTCGCGTCCTGGAAGGCCGACGTCGACCTCGGTGACCACGTGTTCGTGCGCGGCGAGGTGATCACGTCGAAGCGCGGTGAGCTCTCGGTGATGGCCGCGGAATGGCGGATGGCCGCCAAGTCGCTGCGCCCGCTGCCGGTCGCGCACAAGGAGCTGTCCGAGGAGACCAGGATCAGGCAGCGCTACGTCGACCTGATCATGCGCCCGCAGGCCCGCCAGGTCGTGGAGACCAGGGCGGCGGTGATGCGGTCGCTGCGCGAGAGCTTCCACCGGCGCGGGTTCACCGAGGTGGAGACGCCGATGCTGCAGACGCTGCACGGCGGCGCCGCGGCCCGGCCGTTCACCACCCACTCCAACGCCTTCGACATCGACCTCTACCTGCGGATCGCGCCGGAGCTGTACCTCAAGCGCTGCGTGGTCGGCGGGATCGAGAAGGTCTTCGAGATCAACCGGAACTTCCGCAATGAGGGAAGCGATTCATCGCATTCACCCGAGTTCGCGATGCTGGAGTACTACCAGGCGTACGCGACTTACGACTCGGTCGGTGCGCTGACTCGTGAGCTGATGCAGGAGGCGGCCGAGGCGGTTTTCGGTACCCAGGTGGTCACCCTGGTGGACGGGTCGGAGTACGACCTTTCCGGTGAATGGACCGCGCTGACAATGTACGGATCGTTGTCGGACGCCCTCGGCGAAGAGGTCACGCCGGAGACCGCGGTCGAGCAGTTGCGCAAGTTCGCCGAGCGCGTCGGCCTGGAAGTGGCGCCCAAGCTGGGCCACGGCAAGCTGGTCGAGGAGCTGTGGGAGCACCTGGTCGGCGACCACCTCGTCGCCCCGACTTTCGTCCGTGATTTCCCCGTCGAGACTTCCCCGTTGACACGCCAGCATCGCGACACGCCGGGAGTGGCGGAAAAATGGGATCTTTACGTGCGCGGTTTCGAACTCGCAACAGGATACTCCGAACTGGTCGACCCGGTCGTCGAACGGCAAAGACTGGTCGATCAGGCCAGGCTGGGAGCGGCGGGCGACGATGAGGCGATGCAGTTGGACGAGGACTTTCTGCGCGCACTGGAGTACGGAATGCCACCCAGCGGTGGAGTCGGAATGGGTATCGACCGGCTACTGATGGCACTCACCGGACTCGGGATCAGGGAGACGATCCTGTTCCCACTCGTTCGGCCGCAATGA
- a CDS encoding histone-like nucleoid-structuring protein Lsr2 has protein sequence MAQKVTVTLVDDVDGSEAEETLEFGLDGVSYQIDLSGDNAGKLRDILSDYVDHARRSGGRKRAAGKLAVAGRVARTASVDRDQNQAIREWARKKGYKVSDRGRIPKEVTEAYHNNRD, from the coding sequence ATGGCGCAGAAGGTCACGGTGACCCTCGTTGACGACGTTGACGGTTCGGAAGCCGAAGAGACCCTCGAGTTCGGTCTGGACGGCGTTTCCTACCAGATCGACCTGTCCGGGGACAATGCCGGGAAGCTCAGGGACATCCTGAGCGACTATGTCGACCACGCCCGCCGTTCCGGAGGTCGTAAGCGCGCGGCGGGCAAGCTCGCCGTTGCGGGCCGGGTGGCGCGGACCGCGTCGGTGGACAGGGACCAGAACCAGGCAATCCGGGAGTGGGCGAGGAAGAAGGGATACAAAGTTTCCGACCGCGGCCGTATCCCGAAGGAAGTCACCGAGGCGTACCACAACAACCGCGACTGA